The Bombus huntii isolate Logan2020A chromosome 2, iyBomHunt1.1, whole genome shotgun sequence genomic interval GATGTTGATAAATTAAAGGTTCTTGTTTTCCCCATTGGACTGTCTTGCCTATATAgaattgtattaaatatttatgagtCTTTACATATAGTAAAAGTGAATATGAAACATGCTTGATTAATAAGTATTACAGACCACATTGTCTAATTACATTAAAGTATTTTCCAGTTCTCAAAATTGTTTGTGCCTGTTCATTAAGAAATGTAGGAGTTCTTTCTGGTCTCATAGTGTACCTTTTTTCCCAGTAATCTGCAGAATAATCTATAGGCAATTCCTCTCTGTGAATTAATTCATTATCTTCTACAAAAAActgaaattatacaaaatttattgatttggttaaaacgaaataaataaataaatagctTATAAATATGAATGTTCTTACCTCTTCGTATGGATCACATATCACTCCTTTATATACccatttttctaatatttgcATATATGGAACACTTGCTGTTTGTATAAGAAACAAACATAATTCCTTAAACTTTGCTTCTCCATTAATATTATTTGCTTGTTCATGCAAAAGACTGAGCACTTTACCACCTTTTGCATTCGCCTAAAATGAAATATGCTTTTATATGTCAAtttatgatattaaaatataaagaaaatagaaaagaatgtTACAACTGACTTTACATATGGTTGATGTAATTTGAAAGAGAATAAACATTGCGAACATTGTTGGTTGAATGTAAAACCACAActtttgcaaatttaatttGCCTCGTACATGTTCCATTTCCAACTGTACAACAAATAactgaaaaatttttaatatagaattattttattctttgcacCCAATGTGCAACCtgattacaattattttacaaaattatttaaactaAGGAGcagattaattttatattattatacatactaAATAATCTTTCAGTAAACTTTTTATAGCTCCTCTTAAAGCATGATTTACTTGACCATCTTCTGGTAAAACTTTTTCTTCAACAAATCTAGCTGTCATAGAATAATGAGATGCAAGGGGTAATATCTGTTGTGTCAATTGTTTGTAAGATATACCTAAAAATGATAATGTTACAAAAATGAATGTCCAGATTACACATCTAATtactacaaaaatatttttatttcttcttacaAACATCTGGAGATATGTTGAACGTCTTCACTGCATATGGACTTGTCAAAGGTTCAGAAACAATGTAAGTTCCATCTATACCTTTCAAGCAATATAAAATGTCCCAAAGTAATATAGATTCTTGAGAAACTATTGGTACAACTTCTATAAACGTTTTATCtcttaataaattaatcattaatttcttaaatgatatttaaattgatatttaCTTTGGCAGGGCATTGCATTTGGTTCATTATAAAAGTCCCATGTTATTCTAGGCCTCTCATAAACCCAgttatgttttattacagaTGACTCTGTTTTCTTTGTAATTGCACACActtgtttatttaatttcttttctccttcGACAGCAGCTTTAATCACATTCTTACAAATCTGTATTGTACATAATACAATGCATATTAGAAATaacataattttcaaattagtatttaaaaaataagaaaaaccTGTGGTAGATCCTCTGTAGTAATAGCAGCATTTTTTGTACAAATTGATGATAAATTTGATGCTCCTTTAGCCAAATAATCCTTTAATACCTTATCTTCAGATATGAGTTCCAATACTTGAATAAACAAACCTAACAAATCTAccctataaaaaaatatgatattttaattattattatctttattcTTCACTAAactcatatacatatatatctgtAATACTACTAACTTCTTTGCTTTCAATTCTTCATATTTTTGAAGAAACAATTCAGGAATAGGAGAATTTTTTGCCAAATTACAAATAGAACTTTGCGAAGCAACAATAGTTAAAGCACTTGCACTCGTTGGTATCCCTTCTTTTTGTAATTTCTCTACGTGCTTTTCTGGTGCAGATGATGAGctaattataaaagaaataatcaTGTAAAATggataatttaaaaatcaatataattaaatttaatatgcacAATTGCAcaattacataattaataaattgaaacaaaCTTTATGgatttgttaataaaaattcaatgaaaaatCAATATAAAACTTTTCATCTCTACTTACCCGAGTAATCCAATTAATTCAACCACTAAGTGATGTAATTTAAATTCGCTCATTGTTCTAagctaataaatatattacattcttttaaaaaatacttatTGCTTTTGTACCATTATAACCGTAAGTGAGATAACCGCTAGTGTTGCTCTAGCATATCTAAATACGTTTAGTAAAATTATGTTTCACTAATcacttgaaatatttgtttacCTTGATTATAAATGAATTAGGTTATGTTAAATACGAAAGGATATGAATTAAAGAGAGAATGTCACCAAATTTTCCACTTCAAAAAAAGAGTAATACTCTTTATATATTACTTCGTGTAAATATTAGTCTAATTTTCAAGATTATTAATCATAAATCTGAATTGAGGATTTCAAGTTATTTTGGATTtgaattcattaaattcgcATCAATTTGTATCGAAGAACCAATAACGTGCGTACATTTAAAATTCACGTatcaatatatttctatattttcatgtcatatttaaatgaaataaattataaattgcaaCAATTAGGAAAGATGTATCAAAGTTTTTACTCCCACttacatatgtaatttaataaaatatttaatttgacaCAGTTTATTTTAAGTATTATGATAGTTATTATAATGTTtcttttagatattttaatattgtatgtaatataatagTAAGTTTACGAATCTATATTTGCCTCGATTGAATTACTATCTGGAGGAGTGAGATACATCATTCCATAAAATAAAGATTCTTCATATTCCTCATGATGAATAGTTGTTTCATCTGTAGGTAACGGTAAAACATTTGTATGCAATTTTGAAGTCActtgaaatatgtatttactAGCAGGAATTCTGAAATTATATGCAaattttatactatatacacgtccattattatttttcataaatccattttttatttccGCGATTTAATGATTATGTATATCGggatttttttaacaaatcaTACAATAcctgaaatttgtatttagaaatttcggagaaaacatatttttacgttcaataatatctttcttattaaCATTTGctgatatattatatttttctttcataaaattatcaaTATGATTAAATAGtacaatatttgtattatttgatGGTTGCTgagaatttatataatttgtatcctttttaaatcttttaatcACATTCTGAGTCTCTATGTCAATTATAGGCCTCTTTCTCTCCAATAAATTCATACTTTGATAATTTATAcctgatttataattttccttACAATGTCTAAATTTATGAAAactgtataaaaattataatcaaagcacaacatttaaaaataataaaatttttcatacaatagaagatttttgttaatttttaactttattttgttaaaaaattgatcATCGTCATCCACAATCGTAGTTGTAGCACTTGGCTTCTTATTTAAGTTTTGCCTAGTAATGTTATCAGAACATATGATTCCTATGTATGAAgtgaaatacaaatatttattaatttaaattaaaaagtatgaattaaaattttgtaattttacttGCGCCAAGCCTTTTCAAGTCCATTGtatgattttcttttttaatcatAACAGTATTATTATGTGTCGTACTGTTATTTAAAGTTTGCATGGTGGATCCTGAATTATTTGAATTCATATTCATTTCGTATCTTTCCATCATTGATGTATATTCTATCTAACATAACTCGTAAGTAATAAtagaaatgttaaatatttttttattatattcgtatatttatatacaagaTTTTTTTCCAAATGAGCGAAACCATAGCTTTATAGTTTTAGTTGGTTTTGAATGGTGTATCACGTGGTACATATGATTGCATGGTACAACTTGAACCGGAAATAAAGGATTTCATAGtcacttcttttttttcaatttttttcaattcaaaTATATGTAATGCACGAGTCGaaatcatttaattttatgtaatgATATTTTCATCTATCACTTACCATTTTAAAACTACGGTTTTGCTCATTTGCaaaaatgattctttataTATAGCTTAAtgatatgtatatgtatatatacaaatcaggaatggaaataatttttttattttacgtattCTTTCGTTCATACAGTAAAATATCATATCtaacaaaatttctaaaaagaatGCGGTATGCGTCATTATTATCTGTTCATAATTGCAATGAATTTTATCCTAATAAACTAAATAAACCAATAATATTTTTCCCAATAATTCGtgtatttgatatttatttatactggattgcaaaatttcatactgtacacacatatacaaTTGGAAATATGTAAAACATTATACATCTAGCTATTGACACAAAAAAACTATGCAACAAACGAATATCACGGctttttcactttatttttgcctgtttcattaaaattaattaaaatgtgaAAATGTAATGTTTCGTACGAACGCAACCACCGACTCGATGTTCACAATTGTTCGGAATGTACAGAACAGCTGATCGACACGATGTTCGAATAATTTCTTCTAGGTTAGCAAAGTTTCATCAGATTGATCAGTGCTTGCGCTAAAGTAGAGTTATAACCTCAAAGGAATTTCACGTAGATTGAAGCGGTGAATACAACGTTTATGTGAATAAgaacatttaaataaatgttgaaCGATGCGCCTTATGACAGCAATGAATTTCAAGATTTTGCCTGTTTTTCGGCATCGTGTGACGAATGTTCGACCATTCTGTAGAAATCATCGGCCGAATTACGAAGAGTTGTCGGTGCATGTACGACCGCAATTTCGAAGAATAAAACTTAATGAATATCATGGAATATTCACAAAAAATATGCATACCCGTCGACAAACTGCGGCTATTATCTCCATTAGATCGTTTGCCACTAAACGATTTAATGATAAAGATTCATCCAAGTAAATCTTTTTATCTCTTTTAAAATTTGctttttttatccttttaaattacattaattttaacGATTAAATACGCTCCTATTTTTGTAGCAAATAATAATTCCGAAATAGCAATTGTAATTTTCTTATAATTCGGATAAGATAATTtaacatttacatatattataaattctataaattatgCACTTCTTGtcattatacaattttataaattgcaattgtattttactttataGCGGCAACAATGAAGATGATATCAGTGATCCAGGTTCATTACCTGCTACAGTGGTTGTGCCAGAAGTGTGGCCTCATGTTCCTGTTATAGCAATTAATAGAAATCCAGTGTTTCCAAGATTCATAAAGTTAATAGAACTTAGTAATCCGATTCTCATAGATTTAATACGTAGAAAGGTCAAATTAAATCAACCATATGTTGGAATCTTCTTAAAGAAAACAGAAGAGTAAGTGATAAGTAAATGTGTTTTATTTGCTAAATAGAGAATGAATATCATTGTTACATTGAAACTTAATTGTTTTGGTAGAAATGAAGCAGAAATTGTGCAAAATTTAGATGATATTTACCCTGTTGGAACATTTGCACAAATACATGAGGTACAAGATTTAGGAAATCGATTGAGATTAGTTGTAATGGCACATAGAAGGATTAAGATTGTTGGTCAGATCTTAGAAGAACTTCCAAAACCTACTCATGGTAAGGCATTTACATATGTAAGGCATGTAAAGTTTGTCAACtgattcttatttttataaacattattAGTATGAAAAACTGTTAAAATTTTCGCGAAGCATGAGTACGAGTATGTATGAGTTTATGTGAGTAAGACGTACCTCATGCCGCGGGAATTCTAGAAAATTCCCGGAACTTCGCAACATGTATGAGAGTATATGCATGGCAAAAGACGATAGAAGTAGTTTCTAGAAAAAGACCTTacacaaaatattttcttaaaatttgaatttaataatttttacataagTGCTGTACTACACAGAAATGAAACTGACGTTCCCTCTTTTAAATGCAACAATTCACGTTCCTGTAGACGATTCAGTTTCCGGTGGTAAACCGAGTCGCAGATTGTTAATTCGTAAAAAAACCGAAAACAAAGTGCCAGAACCAGTACAGAAAATTGAAGAAAGTAGTACTCCTGAAAATAAGGTAACAAAAGGAGTACAGGAGAAAGTTGAAGAAAAAATAACTCCTCCAACAGACGCCTCAGCTCAAACTGGCACCCCTCAACCTTTATTAATGGTAGAAGTTGTAAATATTACCCATGAGAAATTTAGGCAAactgaagaaataaaagtaagcttaaatgatattttttattttttgaacataattatgtattaatatgtatattgtaaaagaatatatacatatatgtcggggatgaaaggaaaaccgaagcctttccttggaaattttgggaacatcctctaatactctagcctagattttatcatagctgtaatttttcgagatttgtgatagcgagattgggttcgaggtgacaattggtcgccgaacgtagccacggtcacgggatggacgttttgcctaacggaggtctggagtggttgtatgggttttccgagaaatgtggttgtggcggcatgcagCCTTgggagcgggcctagccacgtgtgatgttgcctcggaagtgccgatacaatgggacatacattgtattaataatcaaactccaggcagaaactgcctagcaacggcgtttggaactttctcgatgcttccaaacgagtatagaaaacaaatgcagtcgtacagCGAGGAAAATTTCCATGAGGCTGGCATTCGTGCGATTTCCTTGGATAGTGACACATCGAGCATTTCAACAATTGTGTTTTGCGCCTAAAATTAGTCTACGCTTAGTAAAGAGttgtcccgttgaccgtggattcgtttgaacccaa includes:
- the LOC126878103 gene encoding gamma-tubulin complex component 2-like, which translates into the protein MSEFKLHHLVVELIGLLGSSSAPEKHVEKLQKEGIPTSASALTIVASQSSICNLAKNSPIPELFLQKYEELKAKKVDLLGLFIQVLELISEDKVLKDYLAKGASNLSSICTKNAAITTEDLPQICKNVIKAAVEGEKKLNKQVCAITKKTESSVIKHNWVYERPRITWDFYNEPNAMPCQKVVPIVSQESILLWDILYCLKGIDGTYIVSEPLTSPYAVKTFNISPDVCISYKQLTQQILPLASHYSMTARFVEEKVLPEDGQVNHALRGAIKSLLKDYLLFVVQLEMEHVRGKLNLQKLWFYIQPTMFAMFILFQITSTICKANAKGGKVLSLLHEQANNINGEAKFKELCLFLIQTASVPYMQILEKWVYKGVICDPYEEFFVEDNELIHREELPIDYSADYWEKRYTMRPERTPTFLNEQAQTILRTGKYFNVIRQCGKTVQWGKQEPLIYQHQGQKYIATIDRAYSEAAKTLLEVLIHENDLMGRLRSVKNYFLLAQGDFVVQFMNLCETELNKNMYDIVIHRLASLLEVALRMSTADSDPYKDDLKPELLPYDLQFQMFRILSIQTREEKEYCFQTDKILTGLEAFVFNYDVKWPVSLILNRKAIACYQMLFRHLFYCKYIERRLCRVWVSNKIAKTFTHNAAMSYRQAFSLRQRMLDCIQHLAYYMMVEVIEPNWLTFLSKMSKVSNVDDVLSVHQDLQDSYLKECMLTDPDLLGCITGICAACLEFCNFMERMSPYYIDAELTSMIGAYQEDVYDSEDEDGDIYKENAASFEETIISLDEKFTQVLIRLLDRICDLGCDNNNEKLLNVFCRLDFNLFYTDILIRRGREKTLQEDVSG
- the LOC126878152 gene encoding uncharacterized protein LOC126878152 translates to MMERYEMNMNSNNSGSTMQTLNNSTTHNNTVMIKKENHTMDLKRLGARIICSDNITRQNLNKKPSATTTIVDDDDQFFNKIKLKINKNLLLHCKENYKSGINYQSMNLLERKRPIIDIETQNVIKRFKKDTNYINSQQPSNNTNIVLFNHIDNFMKEKYNISANVNKKDIIERKNMFSPKFLNTNFRIPASKYIFQVTSKLHTNVLPLPTDETTIHHEEYEESLFYGMMYLTPPDSNSIEANIDS